In Telopea speciosissima isolate NSW1024214 ecotype Mountain lineage chromosome 10, Tspe_v1, whole genome shotgun sequence, the DNA window TACCTTATCTTATTAAATATACTTAACACTATAGGAATttaaaacaacataattagGAAGTTAAATGGATCAGCTCGAGGTTGTACACAAAGCCACAATGTCCTATCGAATCTAACACACCACTCAGGTTCAGACATGTATATTGAACAAACTATCTATTCCTCCCTATGATCTATTGTGTTTTATCCATGATCTGGTTAGATTATAGGTATTGTATCACCTATGTGTAGGGGAAATGTCCTGGGTAGTGCCTAAATTcttataacataaaaactacTTACTACCATACATTCCTACATATCTAGGTTTGAGTTTCCACACACAACACCCACACAGAGGTTCATACATCCAATGCTATATACATTATTTATGTATAATATTTATACCCGAAATAGGTTACcgaagggaaggaaaaatttACATTATGCCTTGCACTTGCTTACTTATCCTATATGTTACTTGTCATTGTCTATACATTTATTTAgtattacattatatttttttttttttttttttgagtttattcacATTAACAACTAAGTGCCTCAAGGGTTCCAATATACCTTTGTCAAGTATGTAACCATAAGCCCATTcaataaaatatcaaattttgctattttccattctctgggcgtttggcTCAATCGTCCAGTGCATCTCCCAGAGAATCGGGGTACAGTTGTATACAGTCTGAGAGCTCATCTTctcatttctattttcattttgagaGCTCCAAACCTCCAAGGCTGTGTTCAAGAGtgttcctaggctactccaccaTTATCTCCAAGCATCCAATCAAGTTTCCCCGCGCACATACACGAGCCCTAGGTAAGTTTTACTACTTTTCCACTTATATTTGCATTACTGTCTtcatttcctctttcttttgtgttgttttttaaattatatgCCCTAATTCCCTGTTCTCCTTCCTCTTGCCATGTTGCAGCCATGTCTTCAGGTGACAAACACAGCACAATAAGGAAGGCAATGACCCATAAACGCCTGCGGTCAGACCCATTGCCATCATTGCCATCGGCTGTACCATCTCCATCATTCGGAGATGATTCTTCATTTGAAGAACTGGAGTTTGAGCGACACTGGTTCTCACGGTACGAGCATTCCTGTGACTGGGAGAAGTTCTTTTCTAAGAACATAgtgaatggtagggtggtgcaagtagatGATTTCCACCAATTTGGGCTCTTTGCaaaattcaatgccctaggttgggcactGATACTGTCCCCTACACTGTCATGCTACCTGAACCTagttcggtatttctattgtaacctTGTACCAGCTTCTGGGGTGCAAGGATTTGGTTTAGAGAGCAGAGTCAAAGGGGTAGACATGAAATTTACTCCGACCACTTTGGCCAAAATTTTGGGGATACCAGACACAGTTGACAGATGTTATTACAAGCCTAGGGTTGACATTTCTGACATGTTTTCATTGGAGACTAAGAGGACGGTCTTCAAGGCTCTGACTGGGGTCGAAAGGACTCCAAAATCTGAGGGAGATTACAAGCCAACTACGAGGATTTTAAGTaggtgcatctcctacaacatctaccccaagggtgggaactggggcagcatttctatgcttCGAGCATATATCACATATTGTTTGCTGAGGGCAGGCAAGGGAGGTCCAGTTGTCAACCTTCCTTATACACTTATGCAGGTTATGCTCTATCATGCTCAGAACCCTATTGATGGGAACATGCCATATGGGAGATTCCTTACCCAGGTCTTCCTGTACTTTGGGGTTTCTCTTGGTGGTGAGTATGAGGGAGGAGATAGGTTGAAGCCTATTAGCAAGacctccatcaagaagatgaagatgttagGGGAGTCAGAGAGCGATTCAAAGttcgaggaggaggagatggagatgggaCATGAGGTAGCTGAGGGGGTTAGTGCTGGTGAGCAGGAGAATGACCCAGTGGATCTAGGCACACAGTTTGGAGATCTGCCTCCCTATGTGCCTATAGAGCTTCTAGTTCACAGGTGCCACCTCAGGCGCCTGAGTCTTATGGTTAGGCagacatgatggcacagttccAAGGTCTTCCCACCCAGCTTGCCCAGATGTCTACACGAACGGACTAGGGTTTCACTTCCCTTGAGGGTAGAGTAGGTTCTGTCGAGCAGCGCCTTGATTTCTGGGACTCCTACTACCGGGTTGACTCATGACAGGCTCGGCCTCCATAGAGCGATGATCCTCCACAGGAGTAGTTCCTCTAGCTTCGGTGTCTTGCTTAGGACTTGGTCTTTTATTTCAGCCTTACTttatgcagttttttttttgtcatgtcTTAAATAGttctttattttcagtttctatctttttttgttttgttttgttttgtttcctaCTGGGTTGTAgctggaagtagtacttctaAACTTGGAAATTAATGTAATGGCTTTTGCCATATTCCAAACTTTATTGAATTCTTATTTACTAGTGTTATGTTCTTCTTAATGgtttattatttacattttaccttttgttaatttaattattatgtgTTTAGCTTTTTGCAAGTTGTTAATCCTATTCCGCTGTttgtgaatgtaagaagagcttctcgctctgataccaagctttgtcacaccccaaaccaccccctgggaggattaggtaggtgacccgaattgcacagtAGCAATACGTCAAACTGCAAGGATCTAGAAgttgttaatccattcacaaacacacacacatccacaataatgcAAGATGTACAACACAGAGTGCTGCAGAagactaatatttacattaagctTTTAAGGAACCAAAAGGAAAGCATATATACAACCATCATTgttttagttctctctctctctctcaacaacagcagtcccaactctatccaaccaagctttacaaaagaatataaacagggcaaggcaacccaagccccaaaataaagctatacaaaagagggATCCCTAACATAAGTAAAAGAATCCCACGACAAAAAATAGAGTCACTAGCACACCCATCACGGATCCTCTTCAACTATCACCGAAAAGACTCGCACCAGTGGTATGACCTCTgtccgggtccacaccaatattgTCATAATAATCAAGGCCCACCTCcgcgagatgagcctccccgccataGAGACATCCACCTGCTTGATCATCTAACAAGAGCatatacaaaagagtgtgagctccaccgagcccgtgaatgaaacaatAACCATGCATGTACaagcaagcacaaccatatgagtcctacatacagtgcaattcattttatttattagccacctaacatcaaaactaaggcaggtagagtgctactacaatccccaacacatatatccctagtgtgggcttttaaccccttcctacgatacacccattgagttgtcgaagaggatcGATCAACTcctgcatcagtcaccaaggtcagcccgaccagccctctgggattaacctgtgaggcatccatcctcaATTCAACATAACATATTCTTTTTGCTGGCATATATCCACATAACCACCCTTTTGGTGTAAAACatttccatctcttttctctttctttcattttcttttcttttcctttttctctttcatatggttactctcacagacatccaacaccttaacccctgttagcaagggtgcgtagcatgggtgatgatactctagcctaatgtattctatatggcatagtatgagtagGGTGGTGTCAATGGCATCctattctacgggctaccacatgcctcatttccaagcctactacgacatctagtctagcagttcacatacaagcattcattGTTTATTCTCAGTATTCATAAATTAGGCATTCCGTATTTAACAGAGCATAAAGCAATTGAAATAAGTGAATAGAGTAAATAGCATTATTGTAATTGTCATGACTTGTTGGTCATGTTAAATTTACATACATGGtctaatttcactcaccttgctCTAGTCCTACTGGCTCAGCTATTGGCTTGGTCCCTGCTGGTACCTGGCACTGCACCTCGAGCTCGGGATTAAAACCTAGTTTATCGAATCATAAAAGTGTGTTAAACAAGGTTCAAGATTACATTAGTGTTCTAGAGCTGGTCTAGGCTTAATTATACTGACTCTGTATGTATATAGGTATTGCTAGATTTCTCTAAGTCTTGCACTAGGCTTTCGGGTCcatctcccggtgcatcatcccgAGATGAAGGATTCATTTGTCTCAGTATTTCCACAACATGGcctgcctatgcatggccctatCAACTTCATAAACCAATGCAAGGTTTAGAGCTTAACTGAAACCAATTCTGTGTatggttacctggccctgtggggcccacttgagcatctGAGATATGGATGACAACAAGGACCAacggggaagggtattttggtcatttacatccCCATGCTGTCCTAGGCCCATTGATGAGGATCCACAAAGCAGAATTCATGTCTAAGTCCAAAAACCATCTCTGGGCATTTGATCAGTCGaccagtgcatcacccaaagcctATTTAACACGAGTTTCAACTCCATATCTTGAATTCTACAATAGGGCTGGCCATGGTTTCGATCAGGGAAGTATGTAGGATGGCCATGGACCTAAATTGGAGCTAAATGCATTGGTCCAAAATGGATTCAATCTTGGTTTACTCATTTGGAAGTTGGGGTGAGCTCTGACAGCACAAAGAATGGCTGTCTAGGCTGAGCTTAGGCTTTGGATCCaactttggctgcatgcaaggcttgaTTTACATATATTTACATAAAACAAATCTGGTCTTATGGTAAAGTGTGAAGAAATCCCattgcatgcagagatccatgcccagactgcatGTTATGGGTGCAAGCCTGCATTGCAGCTCTTCCCAGTGAGACTAAAGTCAGTCTCAACTACAGTAGCAGCAAAAAATCAGCCCATTTGATGgtcagatcttgcatgcaatgctcatgcatgcaagatcccaaGCTTTCCTTAGGCATCCAAGTGGTGTTGTGAGCTCTATTGGTCAGAGACACACCAGCCTAGCCTGAGAACTGGGGTCTATCATGGTGAACAGCAGTGTACAGGTATAGAGATCTTACCTTTGATCTTGTATGTAGGCTGAGATCAATGTCAAAGGCAGCCCTGGTCTCTCCTTCCTCCccattcctttcctttctttctcttcttcttccttctccttctctttatttctttctatctCAGTAGCAACAGTAGGAACGAATGGGAGGCTGGTCctctcctatttatagttttagaATAACTAATGCCTGTTTGGCCATAGGTCCCTactcccaagaatgcattttttagtgCATTCTGGACCATTCTGGCTGCACATGTGCGGTCCACATGAttccagaggtgggtaatggtttttaaaattcccatctacctctagagGGTGTTCACAGGCTATATGCTTGGTTCCcaggtgtctggagtccaatAAGTCAGTTTCAGGCACTTTGGGCGTTtgactgggcctttgggccaatcgcccagtacattgcccagagaatggaatctTGCTGTTTttgccttgggcttgcacaggtgttAGGCCTATCACTTGGGCACTGTACCAACACCCCTTCCAAGACCAAGTACATATCTGAAcaagtgtgggccccacatatttgggtaggagagagattacctggagttgaAGTTGACATCAGACTGTGAGCagagcagctgcatgggtctgcaacccatcttttaacaggtatataggatgacATCCTAAGAGGTTTTCCACTGAATTAaaccactggggtgatgctccacagagtgTTTGGGTCTTATTCCTCTTGGGTTACCGAACTAGTTCTATCGTGGCCGGGCTTGGGCTACCTTCTATTTCGGGTCAAGACACGTGGCCTCTCGGGACTAGCCcgtatatttttggtttatcaggATGGAAGATGGTTACTATTGCGTCAATAAAttgctcagcggtccttcgagtgccgtaacctacaaaagaccctgaggtgacaaaggagaaccggtgtggttccggcctaggactctccaatgcctaaattagatctctctgagcaaatagatgaatagtagtattcaatatgagttaagatgtcccctgatggggttgtgtaccttgccttttatagtagtgtatggcggtgtggagagtcctagttgatgtagagtgtttgccgtaggtgatagagtccctgagtagcagggcttgtccttgataggttgtcttcccgtgagatgTGGTGTCACGGTAGACCTGGTAGTCATCTTCCGGAGAGACgtggtgtccttgatagacttggtagttgtcttctTGTAAGAAGTAGTGTCCTGATAGACTTGGCGTctttggtggatagacctcatctacgtggtagatgggGTTTCTGGTGCATAAGTctgttcagactacgtgactcgataggcggtggcctagagtccttgtgATGGTGCATGTCTTGCTGATGGCGACCGTGGTACCTTGTTCTTAGACTAGGGTCTACTCCTGTGATTGTCCGAGGTCACACCCGGAGGGTGGTCATGCGGATGGCCGTCCGTGGAGGGTCATTAGCGCCCGTGCTCGGTTTGGATCGAGTCCATCCTTGGTTCGCCGGTTTAGTTCTGGTCCGGCCCTAGGCGGGTCTTCTTTCCTGATTTAGGATACGTGGCCGCCCCTGATTGGTTGatgtgaatttgggtttatcagtTACGAAAGCAAatatcaaaatcaaagagataGGGTGTATTGACAGAAATCTCAGAGATTTTCTAAACCCCACAGAGCAGAAAAAAATCCCATGGTTGTTAGTACATAGTTTTGGTACATAGTTTTATGAGTTAGCAGACCTAACTAGTAATTCCACTAAGAGTAGTTTTATTTGGAGCACTAACGAAGAGATCTTTTCTGAAGTTAAAAATCTGGCATATAATGCCATGGTAAATAGGTGTAATATATCTCAGTCTCGAAACGTTATTGTAACCTCTTCTCATTATCTTTAAATGGTTTTCTTTtgttcatcaaaaaataaaataaaataaaagaaggttgAGGAGAGTTCCCAACGGTTTTGCTGAAGAAAACCTTCCCTTATGGCTTATAAAATCCCCACTTTGCCTCGTTTTAACCCTTGTTCTCATAGAACCAAACGATTGTTCCAACTTATTGGTCCAAGTGTGAACCCATGGATCCTTGGACCTATTAGCTACTTTTGAGCCAACCCAAATTCATCATaacaaaagaaaacccattgcCTCTCACTAAAGCATAGATAAATTCTTCAATCATAATATATTTATTGAAGCACATACATTTTTTTTACATACTTGTATATTCCCAAAATAAATCTTAAACGAATTAATACCATgctagaaaatattaaaatagcAAAATCTCACCATTAGGTAAACCCATCTCTTGGTTCCGATGAAACCTAAACCTGCCAACACCTAGCAGTATTAATAAGAAATTTTTATAAGTCTAACTGGGTATGGGGGATATCACACTAACCCGTCAATGGGAGCCAAATGTTGTGGATGAAAACTACAGAGGGATGCAGGCTGTTGAATGGGTGGACCTGCAAACACAATTAAAGACACTTGAATCTGACTGGAGATGATTTCGATTGGATTTTTAGATGCCAAAATCAGTTCTCAAAGCAACCAGTCAAAAGGAGAGACTAGAAGGGAGAGTGAACTCAAGAAGAGAGATTGAACTAAATCAGGATTCTCCAACCGTTGTTGAATTACATCCGGATCCAATGGAGTATGCTCAGATTTGGTCCTTCTTACATGAGATCTTTACGTCATACATAGTGGTGAACGGGAGGATGTAGATTGATCTGACATGATGGGACTCTCAGTGACTTGCATTCCGAGAAGGATTAGCTTAAGTGAGCACACATTAAATGTATTGTGGGCTTGTTAAGAGATGTGATCATCCCTTTCGGTGGACATTGGATCATTTTGAGCATGCCTCTATTAAAATGCCGCCGCTCTATATCGTGACCATCGATATGTTGAGACGAGATGTATCTGGGACGTGAATAACACCTATCCATTCTCCGATAGTTCTCACACATGTGACAAACTCTAATTTGTAGGCCAAGGTGGGTTGGACTAATTAAAATCACATTAAATTTCATCCGCATTAGGCTCATAATGTTTTAAGATTATATACTTGGTCCCCAACCTATAAGCTACCCAGTTCATTCGCATCTTGCAATAATTATCTTTGAGTTACTTATTATAGTCAATAGTCAATACCAAATCAGTTTTGttaacttaaatttttttttttatatggaaatgatatataataatttattttgTGACATGGAGCACAAATAATTAGttatttaaattatatttttcaacAATTATTTAAGGGACAATAAAGTTTTTCCATTATTTGACACCTTCAGCTGAGAAAATCCCTTATTTAAAACATGTCTCAATTTATATGTCTAATTTATAAATATCTTGCACTAATTTAAAATAGGTGCAACGTTGCTCCAACTACTTGGCTGACAGATAAGAATCAAAAGAGAGAGGTGGATACCCATAGCAGATATTCATCGAATttggatcgtctacggcctgcctgACTATAGCAGCCATAGCAGCGCCCTAATGAGGTGTGGTGCAATGACCGCTTTACCCTTgtccgagcaccttgcccgagcaggggtaaggcggtcattgcaccgcACCTCATTAGTGTGTTGCtatggctgctacgggcagTAGGCCGTAGACGATCCTGGCCTACATCTAAGCCCtttaaaaaaatctgaaaaagaagaaaatgatcaGAAGTCTCTCCCTCCCAATTTGATTATCTGAATAATAAAAGTTTCCACGCAATAACCTCTTAAGTCGTAACACATGACCAAACCGTCCTTTTCCATGTACGATGGATAAGAAGAGTAAATCCTAATTTTTGTGATTTTATATATCCATTTCTCAAGGAAACACAAAAAAACCTCGGAGGCAAGTCAATTTCTTACGCCATACATGATTGAAGACAGTCTTCCATTTGAATCTTGTGTgatagagagacagagaaaccATTCAAAATGGATAGCAATGGCAGATTAAAGAAAGTCAACTTCCAGCAAAGGTACAAggaatcttatttttttatattatttatgaagatagttcaaaaaaaaaaaaaagaagactttGCTCAATTATAATAGTAATTAAccaatttggattttttttttttttggtgaagaaatTAGTAATATTACTGATTAAACATAATATCTACAATAGTGTTCATACAGTCCATCAAGTACTTATTTATTCTAGCATATCTAGctatcttataaaaaagatgtATATAAAATCTAGGttgttttaatattattacAGACTGAAGGGAAGTAAGAGAGTGGGAGATATCAAACAACCAAGTAAAAAATTTCCATGGCCAAGGAAATTCTTCAGGGGTGGACAATCAGTTCCTGATTTTTTGAGAATCAGTCCATATGATTACTTGTCGACAGTCCAGTGAAAGTGACTTTTCGAGCCCTACTTGGAGTTCTCGAAATTCCGTTTTTTGTGTTGATCCTACAAAACCATAGTTCATAGAGGGAGCATGCAATTCATGGTTATGAATAATCAAAAAACCCCACCCGCCAAAGGAGGAGGCATTGCAATAGCTGCCATCCGATAAAATGACACAGGTGTCCTTTGCTCCCAAATCTAGGTAAAAGGATAGGGGTAACATATCCTGTGTGGTGGTGGGAGAAGTATTTGGTGCAAAATAGCTTGCACTAATTTAAAATAGGTGCAACGTTGCTCCAACTACATGGCTGACGAATAAGaatcaaaagagagaggaggATACCCGGAGATATATAAACCTACATCTAGCCCtttataaaaaaagaattaaaaaaaaaagaagaaaatgataagAAGAGTAAATCCTAATTCTTGTGATCTTATATATCCATTTCCTCACGGAAACACAAAAAGTCAATTTCTTACGCCATACATGATTGAAGACAGTCTTCCATTTGATTCtagcgagagagagagtaaatCCTAATTCTTGTGATCTTATATATCCATTTCCTCACGGAAACACAAAAACACCTCACAGCCAAGTCAATTTCTTACGCCATACATGATTGAAGACAGTCTTCTGTTTGATTctagtgagagaaagagagagagagagtattcaAAATGGATTGCAGCGGCAGATTAAAGAAAATCAACTTCCAGGAAAGCTACAAGGAatcttatatttttatattatttatgaAGACTTcgtccaaacaaaaaaagaagacttTGTGAAATTTCAAGGATCTCAATTATAATAGTTATTAACCAATTTGGacattggagatccaccaatatAAATAGTCCATTTCCAATACCAAATGAATGTAAGGAACCTAAACCATTGAGAAGATGGATCCCATATGTTCTCTAATCCTTGTAAcacttttttctgttttcatgTCCTCATCAATTTCTTTAGCAACTTCTACTTCAACCTCTGAAAATTTCCTCAATTGTCTCTCATCAACTAATTCTAAAGCCACCACCCCAATCTCTAAAGTTCTCTACACTCCTAAcaactcttctttctcccctatCTTGCAATCTACAATACAGAACCTTAGATTCCTATCATCTAATACTCCCAAACCTTTGTTTATTATCACACCCACTAATAATTCCCACATCCAAGCCGCAGTCATATGTTCTAGAAAAAATGGGTTGCAGATCAAAGTCCGAAGTGGAGGTCATGACTACGAAGGCTTATCTTATCGATCTGACGTCCCGTTCATCATCGTTGATCTCCGTAATCTTCGATCAATCAGTGTGGATACACAACAAAGTACAGCTTGGGTTCAGGCCGGTTCAACTATTGGAGAAGTTTATTATCACATTGCCAATAAAAGCAACATCCTTGGCTTCCCTGCAGGGCTTTGCTCCACCGtaggtaagggtgttaaatggatcggtttggtttggttcaatttagcGTACTTAGGGGTAGACCGTTTAACTAAATAGATTCAAAAACTAAACTTGAActgtttattaaatggttttattaattttttattcaaatagtttaatttttttttattgaaatagatgTAAACTTATCAATGAGTTGCATTAATTGTTATTGTTATATATTTTCTTCGAATAATTGTATGGTTATAGTTGTTTAcatgctttaattttttattcaaacgaTTTGAATGTCTATTAATTTTTAGTGAGAACTtaatatatatacatgcatATAAAAGTAATCGATTTTAAATGGTTTACCATCAGTTTGTCTaagtttgatttaaaccatttaactaaacagtCCCAATTTTAAACAGGTTCACACTTCTGATTTATATGGCTCAATTcggtttcagtttgattttgacacccttatccgCAGGTGTTGGTGGGCACATCAGTGGAGGCGGCATAGGGACCTTGATGAGAAAATATGGGCTTGCTGCTGATAACATTATTGATGCTTACATTGTGGATGTTAATGGGAGAATCCTTGACAGAAAATCAATGGGTGAAGATCTATTTTGGGCTattagaggaggaggaggagcaagCTTTGGAATTATTGTCTCATGGAAAATCAAATTGGTTCCTGTTCCACCTACTGTGACTGTCTTTACAGTCCCAAGAACACTAAAACAAGGTGCAACCAAACTTGTGAGTAGATGGCAACAAGTAGCACACAATTTCAGTGAAGACCTCTTTGTAAGGGCAGTGGCAGTAGTTGCAACTGGGGCTACACAACAGGACAGCACAATCCAAGTTTCATTTAATTCTTTGTTTCTTGGAAATGTTAAGGAACTCCTCCCTTTGATGCAGAAGAGCTTTCCTGAGCTGGGTTTGGTAGCCAAGGACTGCACTGAGATGAGTTGGATCAATTCTACCCTATATTTTTCTGGCTTTACTAATGGAGAGTCCATTGATGTTCTTCTTAACAGGTCTTTACAGTCCAAGATCTATTACAAGGCCAAGTCTGATTTTTTACAACAACCCATTTCTGAAACTGGGTTGGAAAGTATTTGGAAAGAGCTTATAGCAGGAAGTAGCAGCCCAGTGGTAATCATAGATCCTATGGGTGGAAGGATGAATCAGATCTCAGACACTGCAACACCATTCCCACATAGAGCTGGCAACTTGTACAATATTCAATACTATATGTATTGGCAAAATGGAGGGACTAACACAACAAATGAACATTTAGTTAGGATGAGAAAGATCTACAAGTTTATGAGCCCATATGTTTCCAAGTCTCCAAGGGCTGCTTATCTTAATTATAGGGATCTTGATTTGGGTAGAAGCGATGTACGTAATACAAGCTACACGAAAGCTCGTGCTTGGGGTGATAAGTATTTCAAGAACAACTTCAAGAGATTAGCATCTGTAAAGAGCATGGTTGATCCAAccaatttcttttgggatgagcAAAGCATTCCACCTTTGAACTTTTGATGCTAATGTCTTAGTAGTTACTCTGTTAAATGCGCGCTGTTTGTTTACATTTACAGTatgtaaattttatttaaatttttaagcCTAATAATGGCTCCTTGAAATTCAAAGATTTGATTGGTACTTGATCATGTTTTGTTATGTAATTCATCCATGTTAATTAATTAAGTTCAAGCCCTTCACTTCTTCTGTTCTTGTACATGCATAGGAGAATTTtcaaatggtagaaaattaGTAGGACCGGCCTTTAAGTGAGACAAAAGCTGACCAAGATTCATAAAATCAACCTTCACCAGTTGTCTAAAGCTTTTTAATTGTGGAGGTGTACAAGTTGTATTCATAGATTTGATGGCTACTTGATCACGTTATGTTCCGTTTCCTTGTTAAATTAAGTCCAAAGCCTTCACGTAAATTGGAGACATATAATTTCAAATGGAAGATAATTACTGGAAACAGTCATAAGGATGGAAAAATCAGACTGGGCACGCCAGCCCAATCTGAGTCCAAGACGCTAATTATACTCTTGGTTGTCAAACCTAGCCCTATCAGCGTCAGCGCTCATGGTTTTTAAAAATAGGATCGTAATGAATTAGTACTCTCAGTAGATCCAAGCC includes these proteins:
- the LOC122643446 gene encoding berberine bridge enzyme-like 8 — translated: MDPICSLILVTLFSVFMSSSISLATSTSTSENFLNCLSSTNSKATTPISKVLYTPNNSSFSPILQSTIQNLRFLSSNTPKPLFIITPTNNSHIQAAVICSRKNGLQIKVRSGGHDYEGLSYRSDVPFIIVDLRNLRSISVDTQQSTAWVQAGSTIGEVYYHIANKSNILGFPAGLCSTVGVGGHISGGGIGTLMRKYGLAADNIIDAYIVDVNGRILDRKSMGEDLFWAIRGGGGASFGIIVSWKIKLVPVPPTVTVFTVPRTLKQGATKLVSRWQQVAHNFSEDLFVRAVAVVATGATQQDSTIQVSFNSLFLGNVKELLPLMQKSFPELGLVAKDCTEMSWINSTLYFSGFTNGESIDVLLNRSLQSKIYYKAKSDFLQQPISETGLESIWKELIAGSSSPVVIIDPMGGRMNQISDTATPFPHRAGNLYNIQYYMYWQNGGTNTTNEHLVRMRKIYKFMSPYVSKSPRAAYLNYRDLDLGRSDVRNTSYTKARAWGDKYFKNNFKRLASVKSMVDPTNFFWDEQSIPPLNF